One part of the Verrucomicrobiia bacterium genome encodes these proteins:
- a CDS encoding RidA family protein: MPKKIIKPAKSPPAVGPYNHAVRFGDLLFCAGQIPIDPATGNLVTGDIKAQTERVLQNVKTILEDQNLTFANVLKSTVFLTNLADFAGMNEVYSKHFTADYPARSTVQVAALPKGANVEIEIVAHF; the protein is encoded by the coding sequence ATGCCAAAGAAAATCATCAAGCCAGCCAAATCACCCCCGGCAGTCGGCCCTTATAATCATGCGGTCCGGTTTGGGGACCTCCTGTTCTGCGCCGGCCAAATCCCCATTGACCCGGCCACAGGCAACCTGGTCACGGGCGACATCAAAGCCCAGACCGAGCGGGTCCTGCAAAACGTGAAAACCATCCTCGAAGACCAGAACCTCACGTTCGCCAACGTGTTGAAGAGCACGGTCTTTTTGACCAACCTGGCCGACTTCGCCGGCATGAACGAGGTCTATTCGAAACATTTCACCGCGGATTACCCGGCGCGCTCGACCGTTCAGGTTGCTGCCCTGCCTAAAGGGGCCAATGTGGAGATTGAGATCGTCGCGCATTTTTGA
- the gatA gene encoding Asp-tRNA(Asn)/Glu-tRNA(Gln) amidotransferase subunit GatA — MLNQLTIAQVAEQLARRETSSREVAQACLERIQRADAQLGAFISYDPADMLAQAERADQARAAGESQSNRPLLGVPIAIKDVIAVKGQPLNCGSKILGQFVAPYDATVIEKLRMAGAVVFGRLNMDEFAMGSSTENSAFQITRNPWDPSRIPGGSSGGSAAAVAADECVAALGSDTGGSVRQPAALCGCVGLKPSYGRVSRYGLVAFASSLDQIGCLTKTVQDAATFLEVISGRDERDSTSVPRPVPRYGAVLSGDIKGLKLGLPKEYMIGGLEPAVKQAIAGAIKQLENMGAEFVEISLPHTEYAIAAYYIIATAEASANLARFDGVRYGRRVEGADPLQLYAKTRGAGFGAEVKRRIILGTYVLSTGYYDAYYLRAQKVRTLIRTDFLKAFEKVDALIAPTSPTAAFKIGEKVDDPLQMYLTDIYTISANLAGLCGISLPCGFTQSPKLPIGLQVLGPPLGEETILRVAHAYQAATNWHKEKPPR; from the coding sequence ATGCTCAATCAACTGACGATTGCCCAAGTGGCCGAGCAATTGGCCCGCCGGGAAACCTCCTCGCGCGAGGTCGCGCAGGCCTGCTTGGAACGGATTCAGCGCGCCGATGCCCAGCTCGGCGCCTTTATCAGTTACGACCCCGCCGATATGCTGGCCCAGGCTGAGCGGGCGGACCAAGCCAGGGCGGCAGGTGAGAGCCAGTCGAATCGCCCGCTCCTGGGGGTGCCCATCGCCATCAAAGACGTCATTGCCGTCAAAGGCCAACCTCTCAATTGCGGCTCAAAAATTCTTGGGCAATTCGTCGCTCCCTACGATGCAACCGTCATCGAGAAGCTCAGGATGGCCGGCGCCGTGGTCTTTGGCCGGTTGAACATGGATGAGTTTGCGATGGGCAGTTCCACGGAGAACTCGGCATTTCAAATCACGCGAAATCCCTGGGACCCCTCGCGCATCCCCGGCGGCTCATCGGGCGGTTCGGCGGCGGCGGTGGCCGCCGATGAGTGCGTGGCGGCCCTTGGGTCCGACACCGGCGGTTCGGTGCGGCAGCCAGCGGCGTTGTGCGGCTGCGTGGGCCTCAAGCCCTCGTATGGCCGGGTTTCCCGCTACGGCCTGGTGGCATTTGCTTCTTCGCTCGACCAAATCGGCTGCCTCACAAAAACAGTTCAGGACGCTGCCACATTCCTCGAGGTTATCAGTGGACGCGACGAACGGGATTCGACCAGCGTCCCTCGGCCCGTGCCCCGTTACGGGGCCGTGCTGAGCGGCGACATTAAGGGCCTGAAGCTCGGGTTGCCTAAGGAATACATGATTGGCGGCCTGGAGCCGGCAGTCAAACAAGCCATTGCCGGCGCCATTAAGCAACTCGAGAACATGGGCGCCGAGTTTGTCGAAATCTCCCTGCCTCACACAGAATACGCCATCGCCGCTTATTACATCATCGCCACCGCCGAAGCCAGCGCCAACCTGGCCCGCTTCGATGGCGTTCGCTATGGCCGGCGCGTCGAGGGCGCCGACCCGCTTCAACTCTATGCAAAAACGCGCGGGGCCGGGTTCGGGGCTGAGGTCAAGCGGCGGATTATCCTGGGCACTTACGTGCTCAGCACCGGCTATTATGACGCTTACTACCTTCGCGCCCAAAAGGTCCGCACCTTAATCCGAACCGATTTCCTCAAGGCATTCGAAAAGGTGGATGCCCTCATCGCGCCCACCTCTCCCACAGCCGCCTTCAAGATTGGGGAGAAAGTCGATGACCCTTTGCAGATGTATCTGACGGATATTTACACGATCTCTGCCAACCTGGCCGGCCTGTGTGGCATCAGTCTGCCTTGCGGCTTTACTCAATCGCCAAAACTGCCGATTGGTTTGCAGGTCCTCGGCCCACCTTTGGGCGAAGAAACCATTCTCCGGGTGGCGCATGCCTATCAAGCCGCCACCAACTGGCACAAAGAGAAACCACCACGATAG
- a CDS encoding C45 family autoproteolytic acyltransferase/hydrolase, producing MSYQLVAKSGWGWFIGTMQSNFHRGFLALVLIALWGVNATGAPLTEAQQQWLAKGHRFQRHGWIYLHIEGEAKERGFQHGYLLAPEITDGLRATRMIWEYQSAMTWPWLVEHAKEMFERRIDPEDLAELDGIAEGMTMAGKPCTREELITYNGIIELSGYWWPTELKKIKDAPPPSVRESCSSFIATGSFTRDGNIVLGHNTMMDYNDVFPNVIADIVPTHGKRILWQTEPGWIHSGTDFFITGAGLAGSETTIGDFEGFDTNGTPEFVRMRRATQDAGSIDQWCDIMRQGNNGGYANAWLLGDIHSREIARLELGLKQVGFEKKRDGYFAGSNVAEDLKLLRFETGTKETDIRTSGVARRVRWKQLLKQYAGRIDAPLAKQFEADHYDTYLDKTQPDGRTLCGHFELEGEPAGPWPGVPFGCAGTVDAKVVDATMAQHMSFAARWGTACGRPFDAHQYLTAHPQFDWMKDILKSRPSEPWTEFHSGE from the coding sequence TTGAGCTACCAATTAGTTGCCAAGAGTGGCTGGGGCTGGTTTATTGGGACGATGCAATCCAATTTTCACCGGGGCTTTCTGGCATTAGTGCTTATTGCTTTATGGGGCGTGAACGCAACAGGGGCGCCACTGACGGAAGCGCAACAACAATGGCTGGCCAAGGGGCACCGCTTCCAGCGGCATGGCTGGATTTACCTGCACATCGAAGGGGAGGCAAAGGAACGGGGGTTCCAGCACGGCTACCTGCTGGCGCCGGAAATAACCGATGGCCTGCGCGCGACGCGGATGATTTGGGAATATCAAAGCGCGATGACCTGGCCCTGGCTGGTCGAGCATGCCAAAGAGATGTTTGAGCGGCGTATCGACCCGGAGGATTTGGCGGAGCTGGACGGCATCGCCGAGGGGATGACGATGGCGGGGAAGCCATGCACCCGCGAGGAGTTAATCACCTATAACGGGATTATCGAGCTCTCGGGCTACTGGTGGCCCACCGAGCTGAAGAAGATCAAGGATGCGCCTCCCCCCTCTGTGCGAGAATCGTGCAGTTCCTTTATCGCCACCGGCTCATTCACTCGCGACGGCAATATCGTGCTGGGGCATAACACGATGATGGATTACAACGATGTGTTTCCGAATGTGATCGCTGACATCGTCCCAACCCATGGAAAGCGCATTCTCTGGCAAACCGAACCGGGTTGGATTCACAGTGGAACGGATTTTTTCATCACCGGTGCCGGGCTGGCTGGTTCGGAGACAACGATCGGCGATTTCGAGGGGTTTGACACCAATGGCACTCCGGAGTTTGTGCGGATGCGCCGCGCGACTCAGGATGCCGGCTCAATCGACCAATGGTGCGATATTATGCGGCAGGGCAACAACGGCGGTTATGCCAATGCCTGGCTGCTCGGAGACATCCACTCCCGCGAAATTGCCCGGCTCGAATTGGGCTTGAAACAGGTCGGCTTTGAAAAGAAACGCGATGGCTATTTTGCGGGCTCGAACGTAGCCGAAGACCTCAAGCTCCTTCGCTTTGAAACCGGCACCAAGGAAACCGATATCCGGACCTCAGGCGTTGCCCGCCGGGTGCGTTGGAAACAATTGCTCAAGCAATATGCCGGGCGCATTGACGCGCCCCTGGCCAAGCAGTTCGAGGCGGACCATTACGATACGTACCTGGACAAAACACAGCCTGATGGGCGTACTTTGTGCGGGCATTTCGAACTCGAAGGCGAGCCGGCCGGTCCCTGGCCCGGGGTGCCGTTTGGTTGCGCCGGGACGGTGGATGCGAAGGTGGTGGATGCCACAATGGCCCAGCACATGAGTTTCGCCGCGCGCTGGGGCACGGCCTGCGGGCGGCCATTTGACGCTCATCAATACCTTACCGCTCACCCGCAATTTGATTGGATGAAGGACATCCTCAAAAGCCGGCCCTCAGAGCCTTGGACGGAGTTTCATTCGGGGGAATAG
- a CDS encoding STAS/SEC14 domain-containing protein, with protein sequence MTLKEHGKIRVSIEMLDFHGWTADVLWQDTKFHAKHFSDIERVAMVGETKLNQVAACNGCVLQTIHGRHGSLL encoded by the coding sequence TTGACGCTCAAAGAGCACGGCAAGATTCGCGTCTCGATCGAGATGCTTGATTTCCACGGCTGGACCGCGGACGTGTTGTGGCAGGACACCAAATTTCATGCCAAGCATTTCAGCGACATTGAGCGCGTGGCCATGGTTGGGGAAACCAAGTTAAACCAAGTGGCAGCATGCAATGGCTGTGTTCTGCAAACCATTCACGGCCGCCACGGTTCGTTACTTTGA
- a CDS encoding BlaI/MecI/CopY family transcriptional regulator produces the protein MKRPIRISNAEWEVMAVVWQRAPVAASAVVEELHERKQWSLATVRTLLRRLVNKRALAQHFDGKRYLYRPLVSMEACVHQESESFWDRVLGCAPSAALMHLVKRADLSKEDIQELRRILREKEK, from the coding sequence ATGAAAAGACCAATCCGCATTTCCAATGCCGAGTGGGAGGTGATGGCCGTCGTGTGGCAGCGGGCGCCTGTTGCCGCGAGCGCAGTTGTCGAGGAATTGCACGAGCGCAAACAGTGGAGCCTGGCGACGGTGCGCACCTTGCTGAGGCGGCTCGTCAATAAAAGGGCCCTGGCCCAGCATTTTGACGGCAAGCGCTATCTTTATCGGCCGCTGGTTTCGATGGAGGCCTGCGTCCACCAGGAGAGCGAGTCGTTTTGGGACCGTGTTTTGGGCTGCGCCCCTTCCGCCGCCCTCATGCACTTGGTGAAGCGGGCTGATTTATCAAAAGAGGACATTCAGGAACTTCGCCGCATCCTGCGCGAAAAGGAGAAATGA
- a CDS encoding aldose epimerase family protein → MSHLISSNALAETTSAQSITKASFGATSAGQAVDLFTLRNERGITAKVITYGAIIYSMETPDSAGHLTNITANCQSVADYENRSPCFGALLGRYANRIAKGRFTLDGQTYSLPLNGGPNHIHGGPRGFDKQVWEAEPLKGPGFVAVKLTHTSKDGENGYPGTLRCTVVYKLNNQNEWRMEYSATTDKPTPVNLSNHAYWNLGGAESGTVLDQVLTVNADRYLIADETLIPTGQMAPVAGTPLDFRSPHPIGERINQIKEKQFNGGYDHCFVVKHQTPGDLAFCAKLQDPNSGRAMEVFTTQPGVQMYTANFPSGAFKGPGGYSYPSHLGVALECQHFPDSPNKPQFPSTILRPGETYHALTVLKFGF, encoded by the coding sequence ATGAGCCACTTGATCTCCTCGAATGCCTTGGCTGAAACCACCTCCGCCCAGAGCATTACCAAAGCCTCTTTTGGCGCAACCAGCGCCGGGCAGGCCGTGGATTTGTTTACTCTGCGCAATGAACGCGGGATCACCGCAAAAGTAATCACTTACGGCGCGATTATCTATTCCATGGAAACACCGGACAGCGCCGGCCACCTCACCAACATCACTGCCAATTGCCAGTCGGTTGCCGATTATGAGAATCGGAGTCCCTGCTTCGGGGCCTTGCTTGGGCGCTACGCAAATCGCATCGCCAAAGGCCGCTTCACCCTCGACGGCCAGACCTACTCGCTCCCGCTCAACGGCGGACCCAACCATATCCATGGCGGCCCCAGGGGATTCGACAAACAGGTGTGGGAGGCCGAACCGCTCAAAGGCCCGGGGTTCGTTGCGGTGAAATTAACCCACACCAGTAAAGATGGTGAAAACGGCTACCCCGGCACCCTGCGCTGCACGGTGGTTTACAAATTGAATAATCAAAACGAGTGGAGAATGGAGTACAGCGCAACGACCGATAAGCCTACACCGGTAAATCTCTCCAACCACGCCTATTGGAATCTTGGCGGAGCAGAATCGGGCACGGTGCTGGACCAGGTTCTGACGGTGAATGCCGACCGCTACCTGATTGCGGATGAAACGCTGATTCCGACAGGCCAGATGGCCCCTGTGGCAGGCACGCCCCTGGATTTCCGCTCCCCTCATCCCATTGGAGAACGCATCAACCAAATCAAAGAGAAACAGTTCAATGGCGGTTATGACCATTGTTTCGTGGTGAAGCACCAAACACCCGGCGACCTCGCCTTTTGCGCGAAACTCCAAGACCCCAACTCGGGCCGCGCCATGGAGGTCTTTACCACCCAGCCTGGAGTTCAAATGTACACCGCCAATTTCCCCAGCGGCGCCTTCAAAGGACCCGGTGGCTATTCTTATCCCAGTCACCTGGGAGTCGCCCTCGAGTGCCAGCATTTCCCCGACTCGCCGAACAAGCCCCAGTTCCCTTCCACCATTCTCAGGCCGGGTGAGACTTACCACGCCCTGACGGTGCTCAAATTTGGGTTCTGA
- a CDS encoding ATP-binding protein: MTREDRPALPFELLGEGIINALVHRDYDLTGAICHLVVTPDTVTVKSPGAPLAPVTLEQLQSFTAPMHNRNPELQFAFGGTKLVEGRGFGMRTAMALRNAINWVILREPRPRRPSLGGLPGVYSFDSRIPRI; this comes from the coding sequence ATGACACGGGAGGACCGCCCAGCTTTGCCTTTTGAGCTCCTCGGCGAGGGGATCATCAACGCGCTGGTTCACCGCGACTACGATCTGACCGGCGCCATCTGCCATCTTGTGGTGACGCCCGACACGGTCACGGTGAAAAGCCCGGGCGCCCCGCTAGCTCCAGTCACCCTCGAACAACTGCAGTCCTTCACCGCCCCGATGCACAATCGGAACCCGGAGCTCCAGTTTGCCTTCGGTGGAACAAAATTGGTGGAGGGACGCGGCTTTGGCATGAGGACCGCAATGGCGCTGCGCAACGCAATAAATTGGGTAATTCTCCGTGAGCCAAGGCCCAGGCGACCCTCGCTTGGCGGGTTGCCGGGCGTGTATTCTTTTGACAGCAGAATCCCTCGAATTTAG
- a CDS encoding molybdopterin molybdenumtransferase MoeA, giving the protein MLKLEEAVVRILEAIPAPKRQSVALNAADRRVLLDRLTAPIDLPPFDNSGMDGYAVRAADVALARPETPVCLHLSGRVPAGENFSGDLAPGSCIRLFTGSP; this is encoded by the coding sequence ATGCTCAAATTAGAAGAAGCCGTTGTGCGAATTCTTGAGGCCATTCCTGCTCCCAAGCGCCAGTCCGTTGCGCTGAACGCCGCCGACCGGCGCGTCCTACTCGACCGGCTGACCGCGCCCATCGACTTGCCCCCTTTCGACAATTCTGGAATGGATGGCTACGCCGTTCGTGCGGCCGATGTCGCCTTAGCCCGCCCGGAAACGCCTGTCTGCCTCCACCTCAGCGGACGCGTCCCGGCAGGCGAAAACTTCTCCGGTGACCTGGCCCCTGGGAGTTGCATCCGGCTTTTTACAGGGTCGCCT
- a CDS encoding DUF6496 domain-containing protein: MAEISTLKRAESDKEQGKAPSTQAGEFVREEMHHIREGKHGAASTKQAIAIGLSKARRAGVKLPPPRKGRVSEKTRRSAASAYRKGQRGQKPSPKRSRARLKALKRKGSSAASHAALSRQARSTAWRRSARSRSAIARRAARTRSQERWRS, encoded by the coding sequence ATGGCTGAAATCAGTACCTTAAAGCGCGCGGAAAGCGATAAAGAGCAAGGCAAAGCGCCATCGACCCAAGCGGGCGAATTCGTTCGTGAAGAGATGCACCATATCCGCGAAGGCAAACATGGCGCCGCATCAACCAAGCAAGCCATTGCTATCGGCCTTTCGAAGGCTCGCCGGGCTGGCGTAAAGTTGCCTCCGCCTCGCAAAGGCCGGGTCTCTGAAAAGACACGTCGGAGCGCGGCCAGCGCCTATCGCAAGGGCCAGAGGGGCCAAAAGCCCTCACCGAAGCGGTCCCGTGCCCGGTTGAAGGCGCTCAAACGCAAAGGGAGCAGCGCAGCGTCGCACGCCGCTCTTTCGCGCCAGGCCCGCAGCACCGCTTGGCGTCGCAGTGCTCGCAGCCGAAGCGCTATCGCCCGGCGCGCTGCCCGAACCCGCTCGCAGGAGCGCTGGCGTTCGTAA
- a CDS encoding DNA recombination protein RmuC, giving the protein MSALTYILAGISLGFVIGWLFRALRHPAAADNRLETEFRNQLAQREADLAASRSRLTEAISARAAEEAKRRAAEDLLKAQREIHDNAMRQAREAQERALTDLRQAFTALSSEALRQQAPEFLRLAGQNFEKLQASAKGELAQRQEAIKTLVEPLKQQLETYQRRLQQAETAQAAALGELKKQLETLGHQNLTLAQETQQFRIVLKSNQARGRWGEETLRRVVEAAGMSSHCDFDEQTMAGDSKPDLVVKLPGDRVIIVDAKVPDLDFLSALESADPAKRAESLLAHAARLKATIKALAERDYPAQFPNALDHVVLFLPAESLFSAALEGDRDLIVWAAAKRILLATPASLIALLRSVSVSWQQHAQTENAQKIGEAAQELYRRVAKFSEHFKTIRSGLQTANAALNDAIGSYERMIRPSGERLVKLSAAEPVKELVEIHPVESALRLPSNGQD; this is encoded by the coding sequence ATGTCCGCTCTTACTTATATTTTAGCCGGAATCAGCCTCGGATTTGTTATCGGGTGGTTGTTCCGGGCGCTGCGCCACCCTGCTGCTGCAGATAACCGGCTCGAAACCGAATTTCGAAACCAACTAGCGCAACGTGAAGCCGATCTGGCAGCTTCGCGTTCGCGACTCACTGAAGCTATTAGTGCCCGGGCAGCCGAAGAGGCCAAAAGGAGGGCGGCTGAAGACCTGCTTAAAGCTCAAAGGGAGATACACGACAACGCCATGCGCCAGGCAAGGGAGGCGCAGGAGAGAGCTTTAACAGACTTGCGGCAGGCCTTTACCGCCCTCAGCTCCGAAGCCCTCAGGCAGCAGGCCCCGGAATTCTTGCGATTGGCGGGACAGAATTTCGAAAAATTGCAGGCCTCAGCCAAGGGCGAGCTTGCCCAAAGGCAAGAGGCCATCAAGACATTAGTGGAACCGCTCAAGCAGCAGTTGGAGACTTATCAACGGCGGCTGCAACAGGCTGAAACCGCGCAGGCCGCCGCTCTGGGTGAGCTGAAAAAACAATTGGAAACTCTTGGCCATCAAAACCTGACTCTCGCCCAGGAGACCCAACAGTTTCGCATTGTGCTCAAATCAAATCAGGCGCGTGGCCGCTGGGGAGAGGAAACCTTGCGCAGGGTGGTCGAAGCGGCCGGAATGAGTTCCCACTGCGATTTCGATGAACAAACGATGGCGGGCGATAGCAAACCGGACTTGGTGGTGAAATTGCCGGGAGACCGCGTCATCATTGTCGATGCAAAGGTCCCTGACCTGGATTTCCTGAGCGCGCTGGAGTCGGCCGACCCGGCCAAACGGGCGGAATCCCTCCTGGCTCACGCGGCCAGGCTCAAGGCGACCATCAAGGCCTTGGCTGAGCGCGATTATCCCGCCCAATTCCCAAACGCCCTGGACCACGTGGTGCTCTTCCTCCCGGCCGAGTCGCTCTTCAGCGCGGCCCTTGAAGGTGACCGGGACTTAATCGTTTGGGCTGCCGCCAAACGCATCCTGCTTGCCACCCCCGCCTCTCTCATCGCCCTTCTGCGCTCCGTCAGCGTCAGTTGGCAGCAGCACGCCCAAACCGAGAACGCTCAAAAAATTGGCGAGGCGGCGCAGGAGCTTTACCGCAGGGTGGCCAAATTCTCGGAGCACTTCAAAACGATAAGGTCAGGTCTGCAGACGGCAAATGCGGCTCTTAATGACGCCATCGGCAGCTACGAACGCATGATCCGTCCCAGCGGGGAGCGCCTGGTCAAGCTATCGGCCGCCGAACCGGTTAAGGAACTCGTTGAAATCCACCCCGTCGAGAGCGCTCTCCGCTTGCCTTCCAACGGACAGGACTGA
- a CDS encoding Ig-like domain-containing protein → MKTQTNLTSRIMLGVALMGLAGGLAKPAPANATDLLQRYPTTLTGGILQGNQARPWQFTPGDIYQISRFHLEVGGQLKVETGVANVGIGHCADGAVCAMLIPLEPGALTRQGVGSPEQIAHLWLRFHPSQINQLFPPDTVLGPATNNLITQMRAIAAGKLRSSYHAGINVMIPEPKDMTVDVDTKGGPRRFFMVDTQAKTAQYVNAFERQTVRLPAASGAPGTGTPKVVATIPADGATDVDPGLAEITVTFDQDMGEGCSWTGGGPEYPPSPQGASVQWRGKRTCALPVKLESGHHYQVGINSRSYRNFQSVSGQPAEISSISFTTK, encoded by the coding sequence ATGAAAACTCAAACAAACCTGACATCACGAATCATGCTCGGAGTCGCTCTCATGGGCCTCGCGGGCGGACTGGCCAAGCCGGCGCCGGCAAACGCCACGGACCTGCTCCAGCGCTATCCAACCACGCTGACGGGCGGCATCCTGCAGGGAAACCAGGCGCGCCCCTGGCAGTTCACTCCAGGCGATATCTACCAAATCTCGCGCTTTCATCTTGAAGTGGGCGGCCAGTTGAAAGTGGAAACTGGCGTGGCCAACGTCGGTATCGGCCACTGCGCCGACGGCGCGGTCTGCGCGATGCTCATCCCGCTCGAACCCGGCGCCCTGACGCGCCAGGGCGTCGGTTCGCCGGAGCAGATCGCGCACCTCTGGCTTCGATTTCATCCGAGCCAAATCAACCAATTATTTCCGCCAGACACGGTGCTCGGGCCAGCCACCAATAATCTCATTACCCAAATGCGCGCCATAGCGGCGGGCAAATTGAGGTCCAGCTATCATGCAGGCATTAACGTGATGATCCCGGAACCAAAGGACATGACGGTGGACGTGGATACTAAAGGCGGTCCGCGCCGCTTTTTCATGGTGGACACCCAAGCCAAGACCGCTCAATACGTCAATGCCTTCGAACGGCAAACGGTCCGGCTGCCTGCCGCTTCGGGCGCCCCGGGAACGGGGACGCCCAAGGTTGTCGCCACCATCCCAGCCGACGGGGCCACTGATGTCGATCCTGGCCTTGCCGAAATCACAGTGACCTTCGACCAGGACATGGGGGAAGGATGCTCATGGACCGGCGGCGGCCCGGAGTACCCGCCGTCGCCCCAAGGCGCGAGCGTCCAGTGGCGGGGCAAACGCACCTGCGCCCTGCCGGTGAAACTCGAGTCGGGACACCACTATCAGGTAGGGATCAATTCCCGAAGCTATCGTAACTTCCAAAGCGTATCCGGCCAGCCCGCTGAAATTTCGAGCATCAGCTTCACAACCAAATAA